A portion of the Desulfuromonas sp. genome contains these proteins:
- a CDS encoding argininosuccinate synthase: MSKQVKKAVLAYSGGLDTSIILKWLIEEYGCEVVAFSADLGQGEELDGIPKKAKDTGASACHILDLREEFTRDFVFPMFRANAIYEGRYFLGTSIARPLISKAQMEIAAKEGADAVSHGATGKGNDQVRFELAYYHFDPSVTVIAPWREWDLNSRTALEDYARKHHIPVPTSKKFPWSSDRNLLHISFEGDILEDPWAEAPEEMYVLTVRPEDAPDQPEYVEIEFANGDAVAVNGEKLSPANLLAKLNEFGGKHGIGRVDLLENRFVGMKSRGVYETPGGTILEEAHRAVESITMDREVMHLRDSLVPRYASMVYNGFWFAPEREALQALIDQTQQTVNGTARVKLYKGHCRVVGRKSEKDSLFNPEFATFEADEVYNQADAEGFIKLNALRLRIRSLMEKNK; encoded by the coding sequence GGCTGTGAAGTCGTTGCCTTTTCGGCCGATCTCGGACAGGGCGAAGAGCTCGATGGAATTCCGAAAAAAGCGAAGGATACCGGAGCATCCGCATGCCATATCCTTGATTTACGGGAGGAATTTACCCGCGATTTTGTTTTCCCGATGTTCCGGGCGAATGCGATATACGAGGGGCGCTATTTTCTCGGCACCTCGATTGCCCGGCCGCTGATCTCCAAGGCACAAATGGAGATTGCCGCCAAGGAGGGTGCCGACGCAGTGTCGCACGGCGCCACCGGGAAAGGCAACGACCAGGTCCGTTTCGAACTTGCCTATTACCACTTTGACCCGTCAGTCACGGTCATTGCTCCATGGCGCGAATGGGATCTCAACAGCCGAACCGCCCTCGAAGATTATGCCCGAAAGCATCATATCCCGGTGCCGACCAGCAAGAAGTTCCCCTGGAGTTCAGATCGTAACCTGTTGCATATCTCGTTTGAAGGCGACATCCTCGAGGATCCATGGGCTGAAGCACCGGAAGAGATGTACGTTCTGACTGTCCGCCCCGAAGATGCACCTGATCAGCCGGAGTATGTTGAGATCGAATTCGCAAACGGCGACGCTGTTGCCGTCAACGGCGAAAAACTTTCGCCGGCCAACCTGCTGGCCAAGCTGAACGAGTTTGGCGGCAAGCACGGCATCGGCCGGGTCGACCTGCTGGAAAACCGTTTTGTCGGCATGAAGAGCCGCGGTGTCTACGAAACTCCGGGCGGCACCATCCTCGAAGAGGCACACCGGGCGGTCGAATCGATCACCATGGACCGTGAGGTGATGCATCTGCGCGATTCCCTGGTGCCGCGCTATGCCAGCATGGTCTACAATGGTTTCTGGTTTGCTCCGGAGCGGGAAGCGCTGCAGGCATTGATCGACCAGACCCAGCAGACGGTGAATGGCACGGCCCGCGTCAAGCTCTACAAGGGGCACTGCCGGGTCGTCGGCCGTAAATCGGAAAAAGATTCGCTGTTCAACCCGGAATTCGCAACCTTTGAAGCCGATGAGGTTTACAATCAGGCCGATGCTGAAGGGTTTATCAAACTTAACGCCCTGCGTCTGCGCATCCGCAGCCTGATGGAGAAAAACAAATAA
- a CDS encoding DNA mismatch repair protein MutT: MDFKKQGIKTCVVACIIDDQNRVLLTRRCIEPFCSQWVMPGGKIDKGESILEALHREVCEEVGIEIHAEKLIDVFEHIGIGKSDDHYVILYYRCTPAGGDLIPNGSECTEAIWVRHNELSGMELPPGCRHILGMVYPDLEWDIELRQEDDIAAELPGPH; the protein is encoded by the coding sequence ATGGATTTTAAAAAGCAAGGGATCAAGACCTGCGTCGTTGCCTGCATCATTGACGACCAGAACCGGGTTCTACTGACCCGACGCTGCATTGAACCTTTCTGCAGTCAGTGGGTGATGCCGGGCGGCAAGATCGACAAAGGTGAATCGATCCTCGAAGCGCTGCATCGAGAAGTCTGCGAAGAAGTCGGCATCGAGATCCATGCCGAAAAGCTGATCGATGTTTTTGAGCACATCGGGATTGGCAAAAGCGATGATCATTACGTCATCCTCTACTATCGCTGCACGCCGGCCGGCGGCGATTTGATCCCGAACGGCAGTGAATGTACCGAGGCGATCTGGGTACGCCACAACGAATTGTCGGGCATGGAACTTCCGCCCGGGTGCCGGCATATCCTCGGCATGGTCTATCCTGATCTTGAATGGGATATTGAACTCCGGCAGGAAGATGACATTGCCGCGGAATTGCCCGGGCCGCACTAA